One Sparus aurata chromosome 5, fSpaAur1.1, whole genome shotgun sequence genomic window carries:
- the LOC115581348 gene encoding tripartite motif-containing protein 16-like, with the protein MEQKAVQLDRETFSCSICLDLLKDPVTIPCGHSYCKNCIKDHWDTEDEKGIHSCPQCRKSFTPRPELLKNTMLAVLVEELKKTGLQAAPADLCYAGPEDVACDVCTGRKLRAVKSCLSCPASYCEKHLQHHYEAAPLKKHKLVEPSEKLQENICSRHDEVMKMFCRTDQQCICYLCSMDEHKGHDTVSAAAERTERQRELEGSRHNIQQRIQDREEDVKLLQQEVEAINGSADKAVEHSEKIFTQLFRLMEKRRSDVKQQVRSQQETEVSRVKELQEKLEQEITELKRKDAELKKLSHTEDHNQFLHNYPSLSALSESTHSSSIKIRPLKYFEDVTAAVSELRDKLQDVLRETWTNISLTETQVDVLLSNPQPEPETRADFLRYSREITLDPNTANTQLLLSEGNRKVTNTFQQQSYSSHPDRFTDWYYQVLSRESLTGRCYWEVERRGGVYVAVAYKNISRAGRSHECYFGFNDKSWMLYCSTDSYNFYHNKVQTPVSGPQSSRVGVYLDHSAGILSFYSVSDTMTLLHRVQTTFTQPLYAGVWVYLESTAEFSKLK; encoded by the coding sequence atggagcagaaagcagttcagctggaccgagagactttctcttgttccatctgtttggatctactgaaggatccggtgactattccctgtggacacagctactgcaagaactgtattaaagaccactgggacacagaggatgagaaggggatccacagctgccctcagtgcaggaagagcttcacaccgaggcctgagctgctgaaaaacaccatgttagcagttttagtggaggagctgaagaagactggactccaagctgctcctgctgatctctgctatgctggacctgaagatgtggcctgtgatgtctgcactgggaggaaactgagagctgtcaagTCCTGTTTATCCTGTCcggcctcttactgtgagaaacacctccagcatCATTATGAAGCAGctcctttaaagaaacacaagctggtggagccgtcagagaagctccaggagaacatctgctctcgtcacgatgaggtgatgaagatgttctgtcgtactgatcagcagtgtatctgttatctctgttccatggacgaacataaaggccacgacacagtgtcagctgcagcagagaggactgagaggcagagagagctggaggggagtcgacacaacatccagcagagaatccaggacagagaggaagatgtgaagctgcttcaacaggaggtggaggccatcaatggctctgctgataaagcagtggagcacagtgagaagatcttcacccagctgttccgtctcatggagaaaagacgctctgatgtgaagcagcaggtcagatcccagcaggaaactgaagtgagtcgagtcaaagagcttcaggagaagctggagcaggagatcactgagctgaagaggaaagacgctgagctgaagaagctctcacacacagaggatcacaaccagtttctacacaactacccctcactgtcagcactcagtgagtctacacactcatccagcatcaagatccgtcctctcaagtactttgaggatgtgacagcagctgtgtcagagctcagagacaaactacaggacgtcctgagagagacatggaccaacatctcactgacagagactcaagtggatgttttactgtcaaacccacaaccagagcccgagaccagagctgacttcttaagatattcacgtgaaatcacactggatccaaacacagcaaacacacagctgttattatctgaggggaacagaaaagtaacAAACACGTTTcaacaacagtcttattctagtcacccagacagattcactgactGGTATtatcaggtcctgagtagagagagtctgactggacgttgttactgggaggtggagaggagaggaggagtttatgtagcagtcgcatacaagaatatcagcagagcagggaggtCACATGAATGTTACTTTGGAttcaatgacaaatcttggatgttatattgttccACAGACAGTTATAACTTTTATCACAACAAAGTccaaactcccgtctcaggtcctcagtcctccagagttggagtgtacctggatcacagtgcaggtattctgtccttctacagcgtctctgacaccatgactctcctccacagagtccagaccacattcactcagcctctctatgctggagttTGGGTTTATCTTGAATCCACTGCTGAGTTCAGTAAACTCAAATag
- the LOC115581347 gene encoding tripartite motif-containing protein 16-like has translation MEQKAVQLDRETFSCSICLDLLKDPVTIPCGHSYCKNCIKDHWDTEDEKGIHSCPQCRKSFTPRPELLKNTMLAVLVEELKKTGLQAAPADLCYAGPEDVACDVCTGRKLRAVKSCLVCLASFCEKHLQHHYEAAPLKKHKLVEPSEKLQENICSRHDEVMKMFCRTDQQCICILCSMDEHKGHDTVSAAAERTERQRELEGSRHNIQQRIQDREEDVKLLQQEVEAINGSADKAVEHSEKIFTQLIRLMEERRSDVKQQVRSQQETEVSRVKELQEKLEQEITELKRKDAELKKLSHTEDHNQFLHNYPSLSALSESTHSSSIKIRPLKYFEDVTAAVSELRDKLQDVLRETWTNISLTETQVDVLLSNPQPEPETRADFLRYSREITLDPNTANTWLLLSEGNRKATFTSQQQSYSSHPDRFTGWYPQVLSRESLTGRCYWEVEWRGAVSVAVAYKNISRAGNSHECVFGFNDKSWMLNCSTNSYNFYHNKVQTPVSGPQSSRVGVYLDHSAGILSFYSVSDTMTLLHRVQTTFTQPLYAGVCVCSESSAEFSKVK, from the coding sequence atggagcagaaagcagttcagctggaccgagagactttctcttgttccatctgtttggatctactgaaggatccggtgactattccctgtggacacagctactgcaagaactgtattaaagaccactgggacacagaggatgagaaggggatccacagctgccctcagtgcaggaagagcttcacaccgaggcctgagctgctgaaaaacaccatgttagcagttttagtggaggagctgaagaagactggactccaagctgctcctgctgatctctgctatgctggacctgaagatgtggcctgtgatgtctgcactgggaggaaactgagagctgtcaagTCCTGTTTGGTCTGTTTGGCGTCtttctgtgagaaacacctccagcatCATTATGAAGCAGctcctttaaagaaacacaagctggtggagccgtcagagaagctccaggagaacatctgctctcgtcatgatgaggtgatgaagatgttctgtcgtactgatcagcagtgtatctgtattttgtgctccatggacgaacataaaggccacgacacagtgtcggctgcagcagagaggactgagaggcagagagagctggaggggagtcgacacaacatccagcagagaatccaggacagagaggaagatgtgaagctgcttcaacaggaggtggaggccatcaatggctctgctgataaagcagtggagcacagtgagaagatcttcacccagctgatccgtctcatggaggaaagacgctctgatgtgaagcagcaggtcagatcccagcaggaaactgaagtgagtcgagtcaaagagcttcaggagaagctggagcaggagatcactgagctgaagaggaaagacgctgagctgaagaagctctcacacacagaggatcacaaccagtttctacacaactacccctcactgtcagcactcagtgagtctacacactcatccagcatcaagatccgtcctctcaagtactttgaggatgtgacagcagctgtgtcagagctcagagacaaactacaggacgtcctgagagagacatggaccaacatctcactgacagagactcaagtggatgttttactgtcaaacccacaaccagagcccgagaccagagctgacttcttaagatattcacgtgaaatcacactggatccaaacacagcaaacacatggctgttattatctgaggggaacagaaaagcaacattcacgagtcaacaacagtcttattctagtcacccagacagattcactgggTGGTATcctcaggtcctgagtagagagagtctgactggacgttgttactgggaggtggagtggagaggagcagttagtgtagcagtcgcatacaagaatatcagcagagcagggaacTCACATGAATGTGTATTTGGAttcaatgacaaatcttggatgTTAAATTGTTCCACAAACAGTTATAACTTTTATCACAACAAAGTccaaactcccgtctcaggtcctcagtcctccagagttggagtgtacctggatcacagtgcaggtattctgtccttctacagcgtctctgacaccatgactctcctccacagagtccagaccacattcactcagccgcTCTATGctggagtttgtgtttgttctgaaTCCTCTGCTGAGTTCAGTAAAGTCAAATag